In Arthrobacter sp. MN05-02, one genomic interval encodes:
- a CDS encoding ABC transporter permease — MLFRRLRTWAMIGALALIPILIAVVVRVSSDGSGSGRGPAFLDSITQNGLFVSLTALTVAIPLFLPLTIGVVAGDTIAGEANLGTLRYLLVAPAGRIRLLLVKYAGAALFCLVATLTVVVTGAIIGGLLFPVGPVTLLSGDTVGIPGYFVRLLLLALYVTLSLMGLSAIGLFISTLTTIPVGAMAATAALAAVAQILGALPQLEWLHPWLFTNYWLGFADLLRQPIVWNSFADNALLQLGYIAAFGTLAYGRFSTKDILS; from the coding sequence GTGCTGTTCCGCAGGCTCCGCACCTGGGCGATGATCGGCGCACTGGCGCTGATCCCGATCCTCATCGCCGTCGTCGTCCGGGTCTCATCCGACGGCTCCGGGAGCGGGCGCGGACCCGCGTTCCTGGACAGCATCACACAGAACGGCCTGTTCGTCTCGCTGACCGCGCTCACCGTGGCCATCCCCCTGTTCCTGCCGCTGACCATCGGCGTCGTCGCCGGTGACACCATCGCGGGCGAGGCGAACCTCGGGACGCTGCGGTACCTGCTCGTGGCGCCCGCCGGGCGCATCCGCCTGCTACTCGTGAAGTATGCGGGGGCGGCGCTGTTCTGCCTCGTGGCGACCCTGACCGTCGTCGTCACGGGCGCCATCATCGGGGGGCTGCTGTTCCCGGTCGGGCCGGTGACACTGCTGTCCGGCGACACCGTGGGCATCCCCGGCTACTTCGTGCGGTTGCTGCTGCTCGCGCTCTACGTGACGCTGTCCCTGATGGGGCTCAGCGCGATCGGGCTGTTCATCTCGACGCTCACCACCATCCCGGTCGGCGCGATGGCTGCGACGGCCGCGCTCGCCGCCGTCGCACAGATCCTCGGCGCCCTGCCGCAGCTCGAATGGCTGCACCCCTGGCTGTTCACCAACTACTGGCTGGGGTTCGCAGATCTGCTGCGGCAGCCGATCGTCTGGAACTCCTTCGCGGACAACGCCCTGCTGCAGCTCGGCTACATCGCGGCGTTCGGGACGCTGGCCTACGGGCGGTTCAGCACGAAGGACATCCTGAGTTAG
- a CDS encoding hypothetical protein (possible pseudo due to frameshift) translates to MLLGLAAASSGEIRLLDGDMPKDARAVLPRVGALVEGPAIYPFLSGRANLQRFDAADRHTDPATRDRRVDAALDRVGLGHAARKRAHAYSLGMKQRLGIANALLAPRDLLILDEPTNGLDPQGTREVRGLIRSLSDDGTTIFVSSHLLAEVEQMCTGIAVMSAGRLVAQGSLDDLRSEGTSRVRVTTPDYADAHRVLTGLGLTPRAPRARRRHHRRTVRARPPARDRQRRPGTGRRAGARLRGQRRLARRPLRRTHRRGVRRCRLNP, encoded by the coding sequence ATGCTCCTCGGGCTGGCCGCCGCGTCCAGCGGAGAGATCCGCCTGCTCGACGGCGACATGCCGAAGGACGCGCGCGCCGTCCTGCCGCGCGTCGGAGCCCTCGTCGAGGGTCCCGCCATCTATCCGTTCCTCTCGGGTCGGGCGAACCTCCAGCGCTTCGACGCCGCGGACCGCCACACCGATCCCGCCACACGCGACAGGCGCGTGGACGCCGCCCTCGACCGCGTGGGCCTCGGCCATGCGGCCAGGAAGCGCGCGCACGCCTACTCCCTGGGCATGAAGCAGCGCCTCGGCATCGCCAACGCGCTACTCGCACCGCGGGACCTGCTGATCCTCGACGAGCCCACCAACGGCCTCGACCCGCAGGGTACCCGCGAGGTCCGCGGCCTCATCCGGTCCCTGTCCGACGACGGCACCACCATCTTCGTCTCCAGCCACCTCCTCGCCGAGGTGGAGCAGATGTGCACGGGGATCGCCGTCATGAGTGCGGGCCGCCTCGTGGCGCAGGGCTCGCTCGACGACCTCCGGTCCGAGGGCACCTCCCGCGTGCGGGTCACCACGCCCGACTACGCCGACGCCCATCGCGTCCTCACAGGGCTGGGGCTCACCCCCCGAGCCCCACGGGCGAGACGACGTCATCACCGCCGAACTGTCCGTGCCCGGCCTCCAGCCCGAGACCGTCAACGCCGCCCTGGTACGGGCCGACGTGCGGGTGCGCGGCTTCGAGGCCAGCGGCGCCTCGCTCGAAGACCGCTTCGTCGCACTCACCGGAGAGGGGTTCGACGTTGCCGGCTGAATCCGTAG
- a CDS encoding integrase — protein sequence MKVQAVIALKADFPLPVLLQVTGLARSTFFYHQARLLAPDPRQQLKTAITEVFETNHGRYGHRRIHTILTRQGWTVAKKTVLKLMRSLRLACQVRRRKRYSSYRGEQGRIAANVLDRDFAADAPNQKWVTDVTEFSVGDRKLYFSPVMDLFDRQIISYTVGTSPNLGLTNTSLREALATLEDGQKPLVHSDQGFQYQHASWRRLLQNAGANQSMSRKGNCYDNAVIENFFGHLKEELFHRVRFISTDALTEALHEYIHWYNTERISTKLEGLSPVQYRAQTLAA from the coding sequence GTGAAGGTGCAGGCCGTCATCGCCCTCAAGGCCGACTTCCCGCTCCCGGTGCTGCTCCAGGTCACCGGCCTGGCCCGGTCCACGTTCTTCTACCACCAGGCCCGACTCCTGGCACCGGATCCGCGCCAACAGCTCAAGACCGCGATCACCGAGGTCTTCGAGACGAACCACGGACGGTACGGGCACCGCCGCATCCACACCATCCTCACCCGGCAGGGGTGGACCGTGGCGAAGAAGACCGTGCTGAAGCTGATGCGATCACTGCGCCTGGCCTGTCAGGTCCGGCGGAGGAAGCGTTACAGCTCCTACCGGGGTGAGCAGGGCAGGATTGCGGCGAACGTGTTGGACCGGGACTTCGCAGCGGACGCGCCGAACCAGAAGTGGGTCACCGATGTGACCGAGTTCAGCGTCGGCGACCGGAAGCTCTACTTCTCACCGGTCATGGACCTCTTCGACCGGCAGATCATCTCCTACACGGTGGGCACCTCGCCGAACCTCGGGCTGACCAACACATCCCTACGAGAAGCCCTGGCAACGCTCGAGGACGGACAGAAACCGTTGGTGCACTCGGACCAGGGATTCCAATACCAGCACGCCTCCTGGCGGCGGCTACTCCAGAACGCCGGCGCGAACCAATCGATGTCCCGCAAGGGCAACTGCTACGACAACGCCGTCATCGAAAACTTCTTCGGACACCTCAAGGAAGAACTGTTCCACCGCGTCCGCTTCATCAGCACCGACGCCCTCACCGAAGCCCTGCACGAGTACATCCACTGGTACAACACCGAAAGAATCTCCACAAAGCTCGAGGGCCTGAGCCCGGTGCAATACCGTGCTCAGACCCTCGCGGCCTAA